One stretch of Oncorhynchus clarkii lewisi isolate Uvic-CL-2024 chromosome 3, UVic_Ocla_1.0, whole genome shotgun sequence DNA includes these proteins:
- the LOC139400208 gene encoding frizzled-5-like: MATTVKPPLCGVVRWLLVLLLSQLPRLTQTASKDIVCEPITVPMCKGIGYNLTYMPNQFNHDTQEEVGLEVHQFWPLVRIHCSPDLLFFLCSMYTPICLQDYKKPLPPCRSVCERAKRGCSPLMIQYGFEWPERMSCEQLPQLGDETLCMDQNSSETTTLSPPLPKPTPKGTRRRQPAPKPPAPQECDRDCRCRDPLVPIKKDAHPLYNRVHTGPVDNCAQPCHHPYFSQDERTFTTFWIGLWSILCFVSTLTTVATFLIDMERFQYPERPIIFLAACYLFVSLGYIIRLVAGHERVACAGSGDQQHILYDTTGPPLCTLVFLLIYFFSMASSIWWVVLSLTWFLAAGMKWGNEAIAGYSQYFHLAAWLIPSVKSIVVLALSSVDGDPVVGICYVGNQSLESLRGFVLAPLVVYLFTGSLFLLAGFVSLFRIRSIIKQGGTKTDKLEKLMIRIGLFTVLYTVPATIVVACLVYEQHYRPGWDRALSCSCQAERQRLGLGPDYAVFMLKYFMCLVVGITSGVWIWSGKTLESWRRFTARCCLCWASKPTAPPSLYSEASTALTGHPSAALPPGSYHKPALPSHV; this comes from the coding sequence CCTACATGCCCAACCAGTTCAACCACGACACCCAGGAGGAGGTGGGCTTGGAGGTCCATCAGTTCTGGCCCCTGGTCCGCATCCACTGCTCCCCAGACCTGCTCTTCTTCCTGTGTTCCATGTACACCCCTATCTGTCTGCAGGACTACAAGAAGCCCCTGCCCCCCTGCCGCTCTGTATGTGAGCGGGCCAAGCGAGGCTGCTCCCCCCTCATGATCCAGTATGGTTTTGAGTGGCCAGAGAGGATGAGCTGTGAGCAGCTGCCTCAGCTGGGAGACGAGACTCTGTGTATGGACCAGAATAGTAGCGAGACCACCACCCTTTCCCCTCCCTTGCCCAAACCCACCCCCAAAGGCACCCGCCGAAGGCAGCCCGCCCCCAAGCCCCCCGCCCCCCAGGAGTGTGACCGCGACTGCCGTTGTCGGGACCCTCTGGTGCCTATCAAGAAAGACGCCCACCCCTTATACAACCGGGTCCACACTGGCCCTGTGGATAACTGTGCCCAGCCCTGCCACCACCCTTACTTCTCCCAGGACGAACGCACCTTCACCACCTTCTGGATCGGCTTGTGGTCCATCCTGTGCTTCGTCTCCACCCTGACCACTGTTGCCACCTTCCTCATAGACATGGAGCGCTTTCAGTACCCTGAGAGACCCATCATCTTCCTGGCTGCCTGCTACCTTTTTGTCTCCCTGGGCTACATTATACGACTAGTGGCAGGTCACGAGAGGGTGGCGTGCGCTGGGAGCGGAGACCAGCAGCACATCCTGTATGACACCACTGGCCCACCCCTGTGTACCCTGGTCTTCCTGCTCATCTACTTCTTCAGCATGGCCAGCTCCATCTGGTGGGTGGTGCTGTCCCTCACCTGGTTCCTGGCCGCGGGCATGAAGTGGGGTAACGAGGCGATTGCTGGTTACTCCCAGTACTTCCACCTGGCTGCCTGGCTGATCCCCAGCGTCAAGTCCATCGTGGTCCTCGCTCTGAGCTCTGTGGACGGAGACCCAGTGGTGGGGATCTGCTACGTGGGGAACCAGAGTCTGGAGAGCCTGCGGGGGTTTGTGTTAGCTCCCCTGGTGGTCTACCTCTTCACCGGCTCCCTGTTCCTCCTAGCGGGCTTTGTGTCTCTGTTCCGCATCCGCAGCATCATCAAACAGGGAGGGACCAAGACCGACAAACTGGAGAAGCTGATGATCAGGATCGGATTGTTCACGGTGCTTTACACAGTTCCTGCTACTATAGTAGTAGCCTGCCTGGTGTACGAGCAGCACTACAGGCCTGGTTGGGACCGGGCTCTATCCTGCTCGTGTCAGGCTGAGAGACAGAGGCTGGGCCTGGGGCCCGACTACGCCGTCTTCATGTTGAAATACTTCATGTGTCTGGTGGTGGGGATTACGTCCGGCGTGTGGATCTGGTCCGGAAAGACCCTGGAGTCGTGGAGGAGGTTCACCGCTCGCTGCTGCCTCTGCTGGGCCTCCAAGCCCACCGCACCCCCCTCATTGTACAGCGAGGCCAGTACGGCCCTCACAGGACACCCCAGTGCGGCCCTGCCACCAGGGTCCTACCACAAACCTGCCCTGCCCTCACATGTGTGA